A genomic region of Thermococcus sp. contains the following coding sequences:
- a CDS encoding tryptophan--tRNA ligase produces MDDFKVTPWDVEGVVDYAKLIEQFGTSPLTDELIEKTVELTKSELPIYFRRRFFFSHRDYDKILADYENGRGFFLYTGRGPSGPMHIGHIIPFYATKWLQEKFGVNLYIQITDDEKFFFKEKLTFNDTKRWAYDNILDIIAVGFDPDRTFIFQNSEFTKIYEMAIPIAKKINFSMAKAVFGFTDQSKIGMIFYPAIQAAPTFFEKKRCLIPAAIDQDPYWRLQRDFAESLGYYKTAAIHSKFVPGLTGLGGKMSASKPETAVYLTDDPEEAGKKIWRFALTGGQPTLKEQREKGGNPDRCVVFKWLEVFFEPDDEKLMERYRACKAGELTCGECKRYLIRKVQEFLREHQKKRKKAEKKVEEFKYTGELAREQWDRAVPEVLH; encoded by the coding sequence ATGGATGACTTTAAGGTTACCCCCTGGGACGTTGAAGGCGTTGTGGACTACGCGAAGCTGATAGAACAGTTTGGAACCAGCCCGCTGACGGACGAGCTTATTGAGAAGACGGTAGAACTTACCAAGAGCGAACTTCCGATATACTTCAGGAGGCGCTTTTTCTTCTCCCATAGGGACTACGACAAAATCCTTGCCGACTACGAGAATGGGAGAGGCTTCTTCCTCTACACCGGGAGGGGTCCGAGCGGGCCTATGCACATTGGCCACATAATCCCGTTCTACGCGACCAAGTGGCTCCAAGAGAAGTTTGGTGTAAACCTCTACATCCAGATAACCGATGATGAGAAGTTCTTTTTCAAAGAGAAGCTCACCTTTAATGACACGAAGAGGTGGGCCTACGATAACATCCTCGACATCATCGCCGTTGGCTTCGACCCGGACAGGACCTTCATCTTCCAGAACAGCGAGTTCACGAAGATCTACGAGATGGCCATTCCAATAGCCAAGAAGATAAACTTCTCAATGGCCAAAGCTGTTTTCGGTTTCACCGACCAGAGCAAGATTGGTATGATTTTCTACCCGGCCATACAGGCAGCACCAACTTTCTTCGAGAAGAAGCGCTGTCTGATTCCGGCGGCGATTGACCAGGATCCCTACTGGAGGCTCCAGAGGGACTTCGCTGAGAGTCTTGGCTACTACAAGACCGCCGCTATACATTCCAAGTTTGTTCCTGGATTGACCGGCCTCGGCGGCAAGATGAGTGCGAGCAAGCCTGAAACGGCCGTCTACCTCACCGACGACCCGGAGGAGGCTGGCAAGAAGATATGGAGGTTCGCTCTAACCGGTGGCCAGCCAACGCTTAAGGAGCAACGTGAAAAGGGCGGAAACCCCGACAGGTGCGTCGTCTTCAAATGGCTTGAGGTATTCTTTGAACCGGACGACGAGAAGCTGATGGAGCGCTATAGGGCGTGCAAAGCTGGAGAGCTGACCTGCGGGGAGTGCAAGCGCTACCTCATCAGGAAGGTTCAGGAATTCCTCAGGGAGCACCAGAAGAAGCGCAAGAAGGCGGAAAAGAAGGTCGAGGAGTTCAAGTACACGGGTGAACTCGCCAGAGAGCAGTGGGACAGGGCGGTTCCTGAGGTGTTGCATTAG
- a CDS encoding phosphate uptake regulator PhoU, translating into MRKLLDMGIEQLKKLIREMGNDALSSLQRASKSLNGGVESIADISSELHILHGDVLNIATELLVRYSPVAGDLRFIQSAIDVSYDLYRISRYAMEIERTAKVVGPFEMTPLLSRGFNLTLEALKTAVEAFENLDEVATGRLLELDREIDDLYIHSLQGIKNPETCSPVEALIMRHLERISDHAKDIGAQVIYIKEGKRV; encoded by the coding sequence ATGAGAAAACTCCTCGACATGGGAATTGAACAGCTTAAAAAACTCATAAGGGAAATGGGAAATGATGCCCTATCCTCCCTCCAACGGGCGAGTAAAAGCCTTAATGGAGGGGTTGAATCAATAGCGGATATATCAAGTGAACTCCACATCCTCCATGGAGATGTGCTGAACATCGCAACAGAGCTACTCGTCCGCTACTCACCGGTGGCAGGCGACCTGCGCTTCATCCAGAGCGCCATAGACGTCTCCTACGACCTTTACCGGATCTCCCGATACGCTATGGAGATAGAGAGAACGGCCAAAGTTGTAGGGCCTTTTGAGATGACGCCACTCCTGAGCAGGGGCTTTAATCTGACACTAGAAGCACTCAAAACCGCAGTAGAGGCCTTCGAGAACCTCGACGAGGTAGCCACAGGAAGGCTCCTTGAGCTTGACAGGGAGATAGACGATCTTTACATACACTCCTTACAAGGGATAAAGAACCCAGAAACGTGCTCACCGGTGGAGGCACTCATCATGAGGCACCTAGAAAGGATAAGTGACCATGCGAAGGACATAGGAGCACAGGTTATTTACATTAAAGAGGGGAAAAGGGTTTAG
- a CDS encoding CoA-binding protein, whose product METPNLDFLFYPKSVAVIGASNVPGKVGNAIMHSITLRYDGKVYAVNVRGGDIEVNGKRFPVYKSIHDIQDEIDVAVVAVPARFVPDVIDDCGKKSVKAAVVISAGFKEAGRTDLEDELVKRAKKWGIRVVGPNCLGVTNLENGFDCNFNPPERQARPPFGKVAFMSQSGAFGAAILDWAAREKIGMSKFISLGNMADLDESDFMAYLGDDPKTGVITGYIEGVKDGRKFFKAAKEVTLKKPVVVLKSGRTEAGAKAAASHTGSLAGAYKIYQAAFEQAGVLEAKTMRQLFNYAKALAMQNPAKGDRVAIVTNGGGAGVMMSDGLLERGMKLASLSDETNGRFRKDIEEGKLPRHMSYKNPIDVIGDAPSSRYEIAMRYALEDPNVDLLVVITLFQSPAIDEGIVSAMERMKAYGKPIVFIAPGGDYPHKMARNIEQRGIPVYETTEDAVDAVYALVKYGEWLKENGKL is encoded by the coding sequence ATGGAGACTCCAAATCTTGACTTCTTGTTTTACCCAAAGAGTGTGGCTGTTATAGGTGCATCAAACGTGCCTGGAAAGGTTGGAAACGCCATAATGCACTCCATAACGCTCCGTTACGACGGAAAGGTCTACGCCGTCAATGTCAGGGGCGGTGATATAGAGGTCAATGGAAAGAGGTTTCCCGTTTACAAGAGCATCCATGATATCCAAGATGAGATAGATGTTGCCGTCGTAGCGGTTCCTGCCAGGTTCGTCCCCGACGTTATAGACGACTGCGGTAAGAAGAGTGTTAAGGCCGCGGTTGTCATAAGCGCCGGCTTCAAGGAGGCAGGAAGGACCGACCTCGAGGATGAACTTGTTAAGAGGGCCAAGAAGTGGGGCATACGGGTTGTCGGCCCGAACTGCCTCGGTGTCACAAACCTTGAGAACGGCTTTGACTGCAACTTCAACCCACCGGAGAGGCAGGCCAGACCGCCCTTTGGAAAGGTTGCATTCATGAGCCAGAGCGGTGCCTTCGGAGCGGCAATCCTTGACTGGGCAGCGCGCGAGAAGATTGGAATGAGCAAGTTTATCAGCCTCGGCAACATGGCCGACCTCGACGAGAGCGACTTCATGGCCTACCTGGGTGACGATCCGAAGACCGGCGTCATAACCGGCTATATTGAGGGAGTTAAGGACGGGCGGAAGTTCTTCAAGGCCGCCAAAGAGGTCACTCTGAAGAAGCCCGTCGTGGTACTCAAGAGCGGCAGGACGGAGGCGGGAGCAAAGGCCGCCGCTTCACACACTGGTTCCCTCGCCGGTGCATACAAGATATATCAGGCGGCGTTTGAGCAGGCCGGCGTTTTAGAGGCCAAAACTATGCGCCAGCTCTTCAACTACGCCAAAGCTTTGGCGATGCAGAATCCTGCAAAGGGTGACCGCGTTGCCATAGTCACGAACGGTGGCGGCGCCGGCGTCATGATGAGTGACGGCTTACTTGAGCGCGGAATGAAGCTGGCCAGCCTCAGCGACGAGACCAACGGGCGCTTTAGGAAGGACATCGAGGAGGGCAAGCTCCCGCGCCACATGAGCTACAAGAACCCGATTGACGTCATAGGTGACGCCCCCTCAAGCAGGTATGAGATAGCAATGCGTTACGCCCTTGAGGATCCGAACGTCGACCTTCTCGTCGTTATAACGCTCTTCCAGAGTCCTGCCATAGATGAGGGAATCGTCAGTGCCATGGAGAGGATGAAGGCCTACGGCAAGCCGATAGTTTTCATCGCACCGGGTGGAGACTACCCGCACAAGATGGCGAGGAACATCGAACAGAGGGGCATCCCGGTCTACGAGACCACCGAGGATGCGGTTGATGCCGTCTACGCCCTCGTTAAGTATGGCGAGTGGTTGAAGGAGAACGGGAAGCTCTGA
- a CDS encoding winged helix-turn-helix domain-containing protein, with amino-acid sequence MSKVKVVTDPEVIKLMLEDTRRKILSLLRNREMTISQLSEILGKTPQTIYHHIEKLKEAGLVEVKRTEMKGNLVEKYYGRTADAFYINLYLGDEELRYFARSRLKTKLEIFKALGYEFNDEELLNVMDELLKKEYECKTNISEEIEAKEEELKDFSNEDIIHAIEWLAMARMGRDGETMELLKKLGEVLKK; translated from the coding sequence ATGTCAAAGGTTAAGGTCGTCACCGACCCCGAAGTTATAAAACTGATGCTCGAGGACACGCGGAGGAAAATACTCAGCCTGCTCCGCAACAGGGAGATGACCATCTCCCAGCTCAGCGAAATCCTTGGGAAGACGCCCCAGACAATATACCACCACATCGAGAAGCTCAAGGAAGCGGGTTTAGTCGAGGTCAAGAGGACGGAGATGAAGGGCAACCTCGTGGAGAAGTACTACGGTAGGACGGCGGATGCATTCTACATCAACCTCTACCTCGGGGACGAGGAGCTTCGCTACTTCGCCCGCTCAAGGTTGAAGACAAAGCTGGAGATATTCAAAGCCCTCGGCTACGAGTTCAACGACGAAGAGCTACTAAACGTCATGGACGAACTTCTAAAGAAGGAGTATGAATGTAAAACGAACATCTCAGAGGAGATAGAAGCTAAGGAAGAGGAACTCAAGGACTTCTCCAACGAGGACATAATCCACGCGATAGAGTGGCTCGCTATGGCCAGGATGGGCCGCGACGGGGAGACAATGGAACTGCTGAAGAAACTGGGAGAGGTACTGAAGAAGTGA
- a CDS encoding phosphate ABC transporter ATP-binding protein produces the protein MNFAIETVDLNVYYGKNHVIKDVNLQIPEKGIFALMGPSGCGKSTMLRTFNRILELKEDTRVEGEVRLFGKNVYSPEVDPIEVRRQVGMVFQYPNPFPHMTIYENVAIGLKLNGLVKSKEDLDERVEWALKKAALWDEVKDRLNDYPRNLSGGQKQRLVIARALAMKPKILLMDEPTANIDPVGTAKIEELLLELKEDYTIVLVTHLPAQAARASDYVGFLYLGELIEAGPTRKVFESPEHELTEKYITGALG, from the coding sequence GTGAACTTCGCAATAGAAACTGTTGACCTGAATGTTTACTACGGCAAGAACCACGTAATAAAAGATGTCAACCTGCAGATTCCGGAGAAGGGCATTTTCGCCCTTATGGGACCCAGTGGCTGTGGAAAGAGCACGATGCTGAGGACTTTCAACAGGATCCTTGAGTTAAAAGAGGATACCCGGGTTGAGGGGGAGGTTCGTCTCTTTGGAAAAAACGTATACTCCCCAGAGGTTGACCCTATCGAGGTCAGAAGACAGGTGGGTATGGTCTTCCAGTATCCCAACCCCTTTCCCCACATGACGATATACGAAAACGTCGCCATCGGGCTGAAGCTCAACGGGCTTGTAAAGTCAAAAGAAGACTTGGACGAAAGGGTTGAGTGGGCACTCAAAAAAGCGGCTCTATGGGACGAGGTTAAGGATCGCCTGAACGACTACCCCCGCAACCTGAGCGGTGGTCAGAAGCAGAGGCTTGTGATAGCGAGGGCCCTGGCGATGAAGCCAAAAATACTCCTGATGGACGAACCTACTGCCAACATTGACCCAGTCGGGACGGCCAAAATAGAGGAGCTTCTCTTAGAGCTCAAGGAGGATTACACAATAGTTTTAGTTACCCATCTGCCTGCCCAAGCCGCTAGAGCCAGCGATTATGTTGGTTTCCTGTATCTGGGTGAGCTAATAGAAGCGGGCCCAACGAGAAAGGTGTTTGAAAGCCCGGAGCATGAACTAACCGAGAAATACATCACGGGTGCCCTGGGGTGA